Proteins encoded in a region of the Anopheles ziemanni chromosome 2, idAnoZiCoDA_A2_x.2, whole genome shotgun sequence genome:
- the LOC131293624 gene encoding N-alpha-acetyltransferase daf-31 — MNIRCAKPEDLMNMQHCNLLCLPENYQMKYYFYHGLTWPQVSYVAEDDKGNIVGYVLAKMEEPEPGEESTHGHITSLAVKRSYRRLGLAQKLMNQASKAMVECFNAQYVSLHVRKSNRAALNLYTNSLGFKILEIEPKYYADGEDAYSMRRDLSELAVPSPAAAEQAPAETAEEREAMMNEMHERWGAGIHGVEVSRGHHGHCC; from the coding sequence ATGAATATCCGTTGTGCGAAGCCCGAAGACCTGATGAACATGCAGCACTGCAATTTGCTCTGTCTGCCGGAAAACTATCAGATGAAGTACTACTTCTACCATGGCTTGACGTGGCCCCAGGTCAGCTATGTGGCGGAAGACGATAAGGGCAACATCGTCGGGTACGTGCTTGCGAAAATGGAAGAACCGGAACCGGGCGAGGAGAGCACGCACGGTCACATAACATCGCTGGCAGTCAAACGTTCCTACCGGAGGCTGGGGCTTGCACAGAAGCTCATGAACCAGGCGTCGAAGGCGATGGTGGAGTGCTTCAACGCTCAGTATGTGTCGCTGCATGTGCGCAAGTCGAATAGGGCTGCCTTAAACCTGTACACCAACTCGCTGGGCTTCAAGATACTGGAGATCGAACCGAAGTACTACGCCGACGGCGAGGATGCTTACTCGATGCGGCGCGATCTTTCCGAGCTGGCGGTTCCGAGTCCGGCAGCTGCAGAGCAAGCTCCGGCGGAGACCGCTGAAGAACGGGAAGCAATGATGAACGAGATGCACGAACGTTGGGGTGCGGGCATTCACGGAGTAGAGGTTTCGAGAGGACATCATGGACACTGCTGTTAG
- the LOC131293635 gene encoding small integral membrane protein 13, translating to MNVQEGINAAFSVLVSLLIVIVFVCLGWYLVWKLFLSRFKLVRELLGIAQSNEHSPAHTLGKDYPTPSGNSSSAASSALTADSKSRARKVRRD from the exons ATGAATGTGCAAGAAGGTATCAATGCTGCCTTTTCTGTGCTCGTTTCGCTGCTCATAGTAatagtgtttgtttgcttag GTTGGTATCTGGTCTGGAAGCTGTTTCTGTCTCGGTTCAAGCTGGTGCGTGAGCTCCTCGGCATTGCACAGTCGAACGAACACTCTCCGGCTCATACGCTAGGCAAGGATTACCCAACACCCAGCGGTAACAGCAGTAGTGCCGCAAGTAGTGCCCTAACTGCCGATAGCAAGTCACGCGCCCGTAAAGTGCGAAGAGactag
- the LOC131281011 gene encoding U5 small nuclear ribonucleoprotein TSSC4, whose product MSFEEKKNLLFSSLESAEQGIRTDSILHQNVKEIDYSLDRSNKTRTKLISVDRYRGRESIFKRPNAPIGQCLKRTHVPDYKRNPHKWIKYTLEDVDTSDRTNMAAAFSFLKQMEEQREASLQDETDEQSSTQTQPGTGCRALVRFNRSVRLREQLQEADDPVETPAEDRPQFNGRRVLMPEYVVGQRDPKKVKRTKRPAKAGDGKQNELQLDHLMEENEDDDEEDGQPEME is encoded by the exons ATGAGTTTCGAGGAGAAAAAGAATCTGCTGTTTTCATCGCTGGAGTCCGCCGAGCAAGGCATTCGAACGGATTCGATACTACACCAAAATGTGAAGGAAATCGATTACAGTCTGGACCGCTCGAACAAGACTCGCACAAAGCTCATCAGTGTCGATCGATACCGCGGACGCGAAAGCATCTTTAAACGACCGAATGCTCCAATTGGACAATGCCTGAAGCGCACGCACGTTCCAGACTATAAG CGAAACCCGCACAAGTGGATCAAGTACACGCTGGAGGATGTGGACACGTCCGATCGGACCAACATGGCCGCAGCCTTTTCCTTCCTCAAGCAGATGGAAGAACAGCGCGAGGCTTCCTTGCAGGATGAAACCGATGAACAGAGCTCGACACAGACCCAGCCGGGTACTGGCTGTAGAGCGTTGGTAAGATTCAACCGGTCCGTCCGCCTGAGGGAGCAGCTGCAGGAAGCGGATGATCCAGTAGAGACGCCCGCCGAAGACAGACCACAGTTCAATGGGCGGCGAGTCCTGATGCCCGAATATGTGGTCGGTCAAAGGGATCCGAAAAAGGTAAAACGTACGAAACGGCCAGCAAAAGCGGGcgacggaaaacaaaatgaactaCAGTTAGATCATCTGATGGAAGAAAACGAAGATGACGATGAAGAAGATGGGCAACCTGAGATGGAATAA